One Pseudoalteromonas rubra genomic window, GGCAGACACGGGCGTTCAGTCTCAAAGTAATTCACCAACAGATTGCTGAAGTGTTCTGCCATCATGTGGCAGCTTGGTACGCCACAACAGATCAGTTTATTGCCGTTGATAAGGCACTGTGCAATTGCATAAGCCGTTGATTCAAGTACCTCAGGGAGCGCTTCACCTGCGGCAATTTGTGCTTGAATACTTTCGGTAAAGATCTCTTTAATTGATTCTTGCATACTAAGTTATATTTCTAATCCATTGGATATCTGGGTTTTTATCGCCTTGAATTGCTACAAAGTCGATTCGGACAGGGACATTGTGCAAAGCCGATTGTTGCAGGTAATTATATATACTGCGACGCAATTTTTGTAACTTACTTTGACTCAGCGCCTGTATTGCGCCACCAAAGCCTCCGCCACGGCGGAATTTTACTTCGACGAACACCCAGGTATCGCCTTCTTTCATGATCAGGTCGATTTCACCATAGCGGCATAAATAATTACGCATTATGGCTTTAAGACCCTGTTGTTTAAGATAAGTTTCAGCAACCTCTTCATAGTGTTGGCCTTTTTCTCGGCTATGACTGAACAGGTTGCCAAACATCGTTTACTGCTGTGCCTGGTAATTGTCATACAGCTGTTTCATAAACAGCGGTGTAGGCGGGCGCTGGTCCAGGCTAACCAGTCTGATCTGTTTTTTGTGATATTGTGCCCAGCTCAGCTGACGATCAATCCGGTTAGCCTCTTTGATGGTGAGCGCACCAGTCAGGCCGTCAAATTCTTTGCCTGGTATTTTACTCAGCTGCTTAATTTCAGGGAGCAGGTTCAGGGCATCATAGGCCATGGCAAACAGGCGTTGCTCAATGTCTGATTGCTCCGGCCATAAGGCAGAGTGTTGTTCGCGCAAGTTTTGCAATTTGACCGCGCCGGGTAGCATCCAGGGTACTTCGGTGAAAAACAGCCCTTCTAGGTCCCCTTTGTCTGTTTTGTCTATCTGCTTGCTGTAACTTCGTGAGCTGGCATAGAGCGGGATACGATCGGCAAAGGTACTGACATTCACGTCCAGATAAGGTTTGAGTAAACGAGTTTCAATGGCATCCCCTAAAATATAGATAGCATCTATATCACGACGTGAGCGGGTCTCACTTTCCAGCTCTTTGCGAAACATACGCTTAATGGTGCTGATCCGCTGTTTTGAGCTGTCTACTTCAAGCAATTGGCCAACCACTTCGGCCATGTTTTCACTGTCTGAGTAAAAGCCGACTTCCGGGTGGGTTTCGCTATAACGCTGCCACTGGGTTTCAAAGTGGCTGATCAAGCGTTTACCGGATGCGGTATCGGGCGCCAATAGCATCGGCTTTTGATAGCCTTTGGCGAGAAAGTGCACCATGGCCTGCTCAACCTCATGCTCGGGGTCCAGTGCAAAGTAATAATGGTCTGGATTATCGGCCTGTGAAGCGGTATCCAGAGTGTTTAAAAACAGGGCAGGTGTGGTCGTTAAATATGTACTGGCGGTGAGCTTCTCTACATTGCTTTTGAGTAACGGACCAATGACAAATTCGGCCTGACTTTGTTGTAGCTCTTTATCAATTTGTGCAACATCCAGCGTTTCATCAATAAAGAAAATTTCTTCAATCCGGTTGTTGTCCATTGCGGCCAGGAAGCCATTTTTGAGGGCTCTGCCCAAGCGTTCACTGTTGCCAGAAGTTGGTAATAAGACCGCGATGCGGGTCACGTCATAGGGCGCGAGGTCCAGCGTGGTTTTTACCTCTGTGGGGATGATCTCACTGCCTGGATGACTGGTATATCGGCGTTGCCAGTTATTTAATGCCTGATGAAGTTGCACCGTCGACCCGAGGTAGATCTGATGATACTTGGCCAGTTTAACCCAGCCTTGCT contains:
- a CDS encoding YraN family protein, whose amino-acid sequence is MFGNLFSHSREKGQHYEEVAETYLKQQGLKAIMRNYLCRYGEIDLIMKEGDTWVFVEVKFRRGGGFGGAIQALSQSKLQKLRRSIYNYLQQSALHNVPVRIDFVAIQGDKNPDIQWIRNIT
- a CDS encoding penicillin-binding protein activator: MRLKNISLVIAVLSGLSACGTTPKTASTQDKQTLATASTAPAEQLDAQGLFDKASSKQGASKIQLLYLARQAAIDEQNWPILEQACSELESKASVDHVQNKLYTALARQQQQKFSSALALLQTLESKLKLPEHQAWHQYLMGSVYAAQQLPKKALVHYFKSADLANKHQVSIAGLNRDIWQVLQQLSSYALERFDRGTVIQQGWVKLAKYHQIYLGSTVQLHQALNNWQRRYTSHPGSEIIPTEVKTTLDLAPYDVTRIAVLLPTSGNSERLGRALKNGFLAAMDNNRIEEIFFIDETLDVAQIDKELQQSQAEFVIGPLLKSNVEKLTASTYLTTTPALFLNTLDTASQADNPDHYYFALDPEHEVEQAMVHFLAKGYQKPMLLAPDTASGKRLISHFETQWQRYSETHPEVGFYSDSENMAEVVGQLLEVDSSKQRISTIKRMFRKELESETRSRRDIDAIYILGDAIETRLLKPYLDVNVSTFADRIPLYASSRSYSKQIDKTDKGDLEGLFFTEVPWMLPGAVKLQNLREQHSALWPEQSDIEQRLFAMAYDALNLLPEIKQLSKIPGKEFDGLTGALTIKEANRIDRQLSWAQYHKKQIRLVSLDQRPPTPLFMKQLYDNYQAQQ